One window of Anaerolineales bacterium genomic DNA carries:
- a CDS encoding macrolide ABC transporter ATP-binding protein, translating into MPDPFVKISEVSKEFPMGGTIVRALDGVDLELEHNSFTVLMGPSGSGKSTLLYLLGGLDRVTRGHIDVNGQILDELDENTLAVYRRQTVGFIFQSFNLISSMTAQQNVAFPMRFNFTSKRHRLEKSMHVLKQVGLGDRAAHKPTELSGGQQQRVAIARALINDPMLILADEPTGNLDTASGAGIMHLLSELHLQGHSVLVVTHDARMKQFATMHKYLLDGRIVSEDEYNAASILTTST; encoded by the coding sequence ATGCCAGACCCGTTTGTCAAGATCTCTGAGGTATCTAAAGAATTTCCGATGGGTGGGACCATTGTCCGCGCACTGGATGGAGTTGATCTGGAGCTTGAGCATAACTCTTTCACCGTCTTGATGGGCCCCTCCGGCTCTGGGAAGAGCACGCTTTTATACCTATTAGGGGGGTTAGATCGTGTCACGCGCGGCCATATCGATGTGAATGGGCAGATATTGGACGAGTTAGATGAGAATACGCTGGCAGTCTATCGACGCCAAACTGTCGGGTTTATTTTCCAATCGTTCAATCTGATATCCAGTATGACTGCTCAGCAGAATGTTGCCTTTCCTATGCGGTTTAACTTCACGTCAAAGCGCCATCGCCTGGAAAAATCCATGCACGTCCTCAAGCAGGTAGGCCTGGGGGATCGTGCAGCACATAAACCGACCGAGCTCTCCGGTGGGCAGCAGCAAAGGGTCGCCATCGCCCGGGCATTGATCAATGACCCAATGCTAATCCTGGCTGATGAACCAACAGGCAATCTGGATACGGCCAGCGGCGCAGGTATTATGCACCTGCTGTCAGAATTACATCTTCAGGGTCATTCCGTATTGGTTGTCACCCATGACGCACGCATGAAACAATTCGCCACGATGCACAAATATTTACTGGATGGGCGTATCGTCAGCGAAGATGAATATAATGCCGCATCAATCTTAACTACTTCCACATGA